The DNA region AACTAGATGCTATTGCAGGTGCCTTTGTAGGTGGTACTTCAGCATCCGGTGGTATTGGTAAAGTAACAGGGTCGATCATTGGTGCCCTCGTTATGGCATCTCTAACTAAAGGTATGGACCTTATGAATGTAGGTGTTTCATATCAATATATCATTCGTGGACTGGTATTGGTTGCAGCGGTCGTGTTTGACGTTTATACAAGGAATATGCACGCAAAACAAGCTTAGAAAATAGGGTGAGGCATATGCAGAAGCAAAAAATTAAGAAGATTAAGAAGATAAAGAAGATTAGGAAGAATAGCCATAACAATAGAATGTTTAACATCAGAGTGTTGGTACCCCTCCTGTTTTCACTCGTAATCATCATGATTATCGGTATCGGCATATTGTACAACAACTCAACAAATTCAATTAAAAATAGTTATAGTATATCCACAAATATTGCGGACATAAGAGATAATCTTATGCAAGCAACCCAAGAAGGGGATAACTTTCTTGATAATGATGATGATGAATATATTAATACGGTAAAAGGTCATATATTTGCCATCTTCGATTTAATTGAGCTTACGCGTAGCCAAACAGATTCAGAAGTTATGATTGGCTATTTAGATGCCATTCAAGTGGATATTGAGGATTATCTCAGTAAATTTAATTATTTTGTTACCATACTCGAATATCAAGATGAAACCACTAACTTTAGCGACAGTATCCTTCCAATTGCAGAAAGTGTTAAGGCCAATGTAGATTTGGCAAGAGAGCATACGAGAGTTGAACTTGAAAATACTTTAGAAGAGAGCACACGATTGTCCTTCGTAGCCATTGTAATGATTGTTGCTATCTCCGGTATTTTTACACTTGGACTTTCTCTTACTATTAATAAGTCTATGAAGGAGTTATTAACGAAGCTTGGCAGGATTACTCAGACCGGTGACTTATCTACCAGAATCGAACTGAAGAGTAAAAATGAGTTCCAGGAGATTGGTCATTCCATTAATACATTTATTGAGAGTTTGAGTGAAGTTGTTCAAGCGGTGAATCATTCTTCGAAGGAAGTCTTTGAGCATTCCAATACCATAGAGCAACAGTTACATTCGTTAGATTCGGATATACTGACCATGACGGATACGTTAATGCAATTGTCTTCAGGTACGCAACAAACCAGTGCTTCTTCTCAAGAGATTAATGCACACATAGAGGAAATCGTATCCAGTATGAACATTATTACTGAAGATATTAAGGAAGGTACTCGGTTGGCTCAAGCTAGTGACCAGCGTGCATCAGAACTTGGTGTAGAGGTTACCAACAAAATTCAAAGAGCACAAGAAATTTATGAAAATACAAAGGGACAAATCTACAGGTCACTTGAGAAATCCAAAGAGGTTGAAAAGATTGGTATGCTAACACAAGCTATTTTGGGAATTAGTGAACAGACCAATCTACTAAGTCTTAATGCGGCTATTGAAGCGGCAAGAGCAGGTGAAGCCGGAAAAGGTTTTGCAGTTGTTGCAGCGGAGATTAGAAAGTTGGCGGAGACGTCCAGTAAAAGTGCCAGTCAGATTCAGCAAGTGTCGGATGCCATTGTTGAAACGGTTCATGAGATGTCATTAGATATTGAGAAGATTATGGCGTTCTTTGAAGAAGATGTTATGAAAGATTATAGAGACATGTATGGGGTTAGCGAGCAGTACAGTACAGATGCTGTACAGTTTAAAGCTAAGCTTGAGCATATCTTTAGTGCTTTTAATAATGTGGATGGGGCAACACATGAGTTGTCCAACAGTATGGATGAGATTGCTGCTGCAATAACTCAAAGTTCAAATGGGTTGGCGGATATGTCTATGAAGTCTGTGAGTATTAATGAGGAATCAAGGGTTATTAGAGCTTCGAAAGAGTTGTCCAATGATTCTATTGATGCACTCAGAGAGAAAATGTCAGTGTTTAAGTGTTAGACATAGAGTAGTTGTATAAGGGATGAGCGAGAGTATAAAAAGAAGTTCCAATATTTTAGAAGTTGTTTCTAAAATATTGGAACTTTTGTAGTTCTCCCATTCCATTAAGCTAATGGAATGGTTTTATTAGCTATACGTCTGAAAAAGAAGAAAGCAATAGCAACAGCGGTCCAATTAATTATGACGATACCCCACCATACACCGTAGATACCAAGACCAAAATAGGTGCCGAGAAGATGGAAGAGGATAAAAGGCATGAGGATCTGTCGATAGAGTCCGATGTAAACGGCGAAATTTGGCTTTTTAATCCCTTGTAAGACAGAGATGATGGCGTTAAGTATGACATATGTAGGTAGAGCTAAGGCTTCGATACGTAAATAAGTCGTACCGGAGGATATTACAAGGGGGTCATCATTAAATATGCTAATGGCATAGGGTGCAAAAATGAAGATAATAACGGCCCCGCTAACCATAATGGCGACGCCAATCCAGATAGACTTGCTTAAGACTTCATAGATACGTGTGATTTTTTTAGCACCAAAGTTTTGTCCGGCAATAGTTAGAGTGGCAACATTTAGTCCCAGTGCCGGTAGTAAAGCCAATTGTTCGACTCGGACGGCGGCTCCAAAAGCGGCTATTGTTGTGGCGTTGTCAAAATAGAGGATGAAATAATTGATGACAAATACACCGATGGCGATGGTTGCCATATTAAGGCTGGCAGGCATACCCTGCTTAAAAAGGCTGATAATGGTTGTTGATGATA from Petrocella atlantisensis includes:
- a CDS encoding methyl-accepting chemotaxis protein; the encoded protein is MQKQKIKKIKKIKKIRKNSHNNRMFNIRVLVPLLFSLVIIMIIGIGILYNNSTNSIKNSYSISTNIADIRDNLMQATQEGDNFLDNDDDEYINTVKGHIFAIFDLIELTRSQTDSEVMIGYLDAIQVDIEDYLSKFNYFVTILEYQDETTNFSDSILPIAESVKANVDLAREHTRVELENTLEESTRLSFVAIVMIVAISGIFTLGLSLTINKSMKELLTKLGRITQTGDLSTRIELKSKNEFQEIGHSINTFIESLSEVVQAVNHSSKEVFEHSNTIEQQLHSLDSDILTMTDTLMQLSSGTQQTSASSQEINAHIEEIVSSMNIITEDIKEGTRLAQASDQRASELGVEVTNKIQRAQEIYENTKGQIYRSLEKSKEVEKIGMLTQAILGISEQTNLLSLNAAIEAARAGEAGKGFAVVAAEIRKLAETSSKSASQIQQVSDAIVETVHEMSLDIEKIMAFFEEDVMKDYRDMYGVSEQYSTDAVQFKAKLEHIFSAFNNVDGATHELSNSMDEIAAAITQSSNGLADMSMKSVSINEESRVIRASKELSNDSIDALREKMSVFKC